One part of the Streptomyces lydicus genome encodes these proteins:
- a CDS encoding transglycosylase domain-containing protein, protein MSEHRRKPPQPQSGGRAAARRAAQQPSGRRAAPSRGSAADHTPYPDSDPSGQDFRPGGRAEARRAAQRGGRRRTSDAAAMGAGGGAGGRGGGGRGGGGGGGPEGGRGRGRGSGKPAKRRLIDYPRANRVGWRRFVPSWKQVASLCIGFAGLIVGVSGVALALVNVPNESDAAKSQNNVYLWANGKIMARDGETNRQNVNINEIPKSMQNAAISAENASFRTDSGVDPMGIARAVLNMARGGETQGGSTITQQYVKNAMLSQEQTLDRKFKELFIAIKVGWSKTKNEILQGYLNTSYYGRGAYGIQAAAQAYYGKDAKKLTPDEGAFLATVLKGANLYDPAGGTGPGATKAENTQRAKARWSWILDREVANNLMPKAQRAKYTKFPMPKPPKPVANKSGQIGYLMDVAKKYVLKHAHITEPRFDKGGYTIRTTFDEKKTKQLTEAVKKVDKRYIDPKKRAKDKYVQFGGASVVPGDGKIVALYGGEGYDKGHFSNNADTFGVPVGSTWKPFVLAAAMKYGTPQTRPQGLSPDSRYNGNDHLKVKDAAGNYVLKRDNSPFYQENESNHRWGYISLVKAMEQSVNTPFVQLGMDVGMDKVRDMAQAAGISEASFDKNLNPSFALGTSTPSAIRMADAYATFADSGTKVEPYSVTKVTSEGVDLPGFDRPKQETAMDSNIANNVTKVLQNVIQNGTAKEARRLGMPAAGKTGTTDENKSAWFVGYTKQLSTAITMFREDAQNPRQLSMNGVGGFDSIHGGALPTEVWTEYMLQAMNGVSPEQFPAAIPIGQKGDEAGMPSPTPTPTPSDTPSQTPSSSPSDSPSPTNSPSPNPTDTCSPWDVNCRNTGGTGNTGGNGNGGGNGGPGGGPGGGPGGTSPTPNPTDANGGGGIFGGPTG, encoded by the coding sequence ATGAGCGAGCACCGTCGCAAACCGCCGCAACCGCAGAGTGGCGGACGTGCCGCGGCCCGACGCGCCGCACAGCAGCCATCGGGGCGTCGTGCTGCGCCTTCGCGTGGCTCCGCCGCCGATCACACCCCTTATCCCGATTCCGATCCGTCCGGGCAGGATTTCCGGCCGGGCGGGCGCGCGGAAGCCCGTAGAGCCGCGCAGCGTGGCGGCCGTCGCCGGACGTCCGACGCTGCGGCGATGGGTGCCGGGGGCGGCGCCGGCGGCCGCGGTGGCGGCGGCCGCGGCGGCGGTGGAGGCGGTGGCCCCGAGGGCGGCCGCGGGCGCGGACGGGGCAGCGGCAAGCCCGCCAAGCGTCGTCTGATCGATTACCCGCGGGCCAACCGTGTCGGCTGGCGGCGTTTCGTACCGTCCTGGAAGCAGGTCGCCAGCCTGTGCATCGGGTTCGCCGGTCTGATCGTGGGTGTCTCCGGTGTGGCGCTGGCGCTCGTGAACGTGCCCAACGAGAGCGACGCCGCCAAGTCGCAGAACAACGTCTACCTCTGGGCCAACGGCAAGATCATGGCTCGTGACGGTGAGACGAACCGGCAGAACGTCAACATAAACGAAATCCCGAAGTCCATGCAGAATGCAGCGATCTCCGCGGAGAACGCTTCCTTCCGCACGGACTCGGGTGTGGACCCGATGGGTATCGCCCGCGCCGTGCTGAACATGGCCCGGGGCGGCGAGACCCAGGGTGGCTCGACCATCACGCAGCAGTACGTGAAGAACGCGATGCTGAGCCAGGAGCAGACCCTTGACCGCAAGTTCAAGGAGCTGTTCATCGCGATCAAGGTCGGCTGGTCCAAGACCAAGAACGAGATCCTCCAGGGGTACCTCAACACCAGCTACTACGGTCGTGGTGCCTACGGCATCCAGGCGGCGGCGCAGGCGTACTACGGCAAGGACGCGAAGAAGCTGACGCCGGACGAGGGCGCCTTCCTCGCGACCGTGCTGAAGGGCGCGAACCTCTACGACCCCGCGGGCGGCACCGGTCCCGGGGCCACGAAGGCGGAGAACACCCAGCGGGCCAAGGCGCGGTGGTCCTGGATCCTGGACCGTGAGGTCGCCAACAACCTCATGCCGAAGGCGCAGCGGGCCAAGTACACCAAGTTCCCGATGCCCAAGCCGCCCAAGCCGGTGGCCAACAAGAGCGGCCAGATCGGCTACTTGATGGATGTCGCGAAGAAGTACGTGCTGAAGCACGCGCACATCACGGAGCCCCGGTTCGACAAGGGCGGCTACACGATCCGGACGACCTTCGACGAGAAGAAGACCAAGCAGCTCACCGAGGCGGTCAAGAAGGTCGACAAGCGGTACATCGATCCCAAGAAGCGCGCGAAGGACAAATACGTCCAGTTCGGTGGTGCTTCCGTGGTGCCGGGCGACGGCAAGATCGTCGCGTTGTACGGCGGTGAGGGCTACGACAAGGGTCACTTCAGCAACAACGCCGACACCTTCGGTGTGCCGGTCGGCTCGACCTGGAAGCCGTTCGTGCTCGCCGCGGCGATGAAGTACGGCACGCCCCAGACACGTCCCCAGGGCCTGTCTCCGGACAGCCGCTACAACGGCAACGACCACCTCAAGGTGAAGGACGCCGCGGGGAACTACGTACTGAAGCGGGACAACTCGCCCTTCTACCAGGAGAACGAGAGCAACCACCGCTGGGGCTACATCAGCCTGGTCAAGGCGATGGAGCAGTCCGTGAACACGCCGTTCGTCCAGCTGGGCATGGACGTGGGCATGGACAAGGTCCGGGACATGGCGCAGGCCGCCGGTATCTCGGAGGCCAGCTTCGACAAGAACCTCAACCCGTCCTTCGCACTGGGCACCTCCACCCCGAGCGCGATCCGTATGGCCGACGCCTACGCGACGTTCGCCGACTCGGGGACGAAGGTGGAGCCGTACTCGGTGACCAAGGTGACGTCCGAGGGCGTGGACCTGCCGGGCTTCGACAGGCCGAAGCAGGAGACGGCGATGGACTCCAACATCGCCAACAACGTGACCAAGGTGCTGCAGAACGTCATCCAGAACGGCACCGCGAAGGAAGCCCGGCGGCTGGGTATGCCGGCGGCGGGCAAGACCGGCACCACCGACGAGAACAAGTCGGCCTGGTTCGTCGGCTACACCAAGCAGCTCTCGACGGCCATCACGATGTTCCGTGAGGACGCGCAGAACCCGCGTCAGCTCTCCATGAACGGCGTCGGTGGCTTCGACTCGATCCACGGTGGTGCGCTGCCCACCGAGGTGTGGACCGAGTACATGCTGCAGGCCATGAACGGCGTGAGCCCGGAGCAGTTCCCGGCGGCCATCCCGATCGGGCAGAAGGGGGACGAGGCCGGAATGCCGTCTCCGACGCCGACGCCCACGCCGTCGGACACTCCGTCGCAGACGCCGTCGAGCTCTCCCAGCGATTCGCCCTCCCCGACGAACTCTCCGAGCCCGAACCCGACCGACACCTGTTCCCCGTGGGACGTCAACTGCCGGAACACCGGTGGGACGGGCAACACCGGAGGCAACGGCAACGGAGGAGGGAACGGCGGACCGGGTGGCGGACCGGGCGGCGGCCCCGGCGGCACGAGTCCGACGCCCAACCCGACGGACGCGAACGGTGGCGGCGGCATCTTCGGAGGGCCCACCGGCTAG
- a CDS encoding PadR family transcriptional regulator gives MSRRSGILEFAVLGLLRESPMHGYELRKRLNTSLGVFRAFSYGTLYPCLKALVANGWLVEETDSAPDGASAAALTGRRAKIVYRLTAAGKEHFEELLAHSGPDAWEDEHFGVRFAFFGQTSRDVRMRVLEGRRSRLEERLEKMRTSLARSRERLDDYTLELQRHGMESVEREVRWLNELIESERAGRDQRAPGPAAQHKKNQSGDTGGLPRHRGGSRPDPSDDTTT, from the coding sequence ATGAGCAGACGCTCCGGCATCCTCGAATTCGCCGTTCTGGGTCTGCTCCGCGAGTCCCCGATGCACGGCTACGAGCTGCGAAAACGGCTCAACACTTCGCTCGGGGTCTTCCGTGCGTTCAGCTACGGCACCCTCTATCCGTGCCTCAAGGCGCTGGTCGCGAACGGCTGGCTCGTCGAGGAGACGGACAGCGCCCCGGACGGTGCTTCCGCCGCGGCTCTGACGGGGCGCCGAGCCAAGATCGTCTACCGATTGACCGCAGCGGGCAAAGAGCACTTCGAGGAACTGCTCGCCCACTCCGGTCCGGATGCGTGGGAGGACGAGCACTTCGGCGTCCGCTTCGCGTTCTTCGGCCAGACGTCGCGGGACGTACGGATGCGCGTGCTGGAGGGCCGCCGCAGCCGGCTGGAGGAGCGCCTGGAGAAGATGCGTACCTCGTTGGCCAGGTCCCGCGAGCGGCTGGACGACTACACCCTCGAACTGCAACGCCACGGCATGGAGTCCGTGGAGCGTGAAGTCCGTTGGTTGAACGAGCTCATCGAGAGCGAACGCGCCGGGCGCGATCAGCGCGCGCCGGGTCCCGCAGCGCAGCACAAGAAGAACCAGTCAGGAGATACGGGCGGCCTGCCCCGGCACCGGGGTGGTTCCCGGCCGGATCCGTCCGATGACACCACCACATGA
- a CDS encoding inositol-3-phosphate synthase, translating into MGSVRVAIVGVGNCAASLVQGVEYYKDADPKSRVPGLMHVQFGDYHVRDVEFVAAFDVDAKKVGLDLSDAIGASENNTVKICDVPHAGVQVQRGHTLDGLGKYYRQTIEESTEAPVDIVQALKDSKADVLVCYLPVGSEDAAKYYAQCAIDAKVAFVNALPVFIAGTKEWADKFTEAGVPIVGDDIKSQVGATITHRVMAKLFEDRGVILDRTMQLNVGGNMDFKNMLERERLESKKISKTQAVTSQIRDRELGEDNVHIGPSDFVAWLDDRKWAYVRLEGRAFGDVPLNLEYKLEVWDSPNSAGVIIDALRAAKIAKDRGIGGPILSASSYFMKSPPVQYFDDEARENVEKFINGEVER; encoded by the coding sequence ATGGGTTCGGTTCGCGTAGCCATCGTCGGCGTGGGAAACTGCGCCGCCTCGCTGGTCCAGGGCGTCGAGTACTACAAGGACGCCGACCCGAAGAGCCGTGTGCCCGGCCTCATGCACGTGCAGTTCGGCGACTACCACGTGCGTGACGTCGAGTTCGTCGCCGCCTTCGACGTCGACGCCAAGAAGGTCGGCCTCGACCTGTCGGACGCCATCGGCGCCAGCGAGAACAACACCGTCAAGATCTGCGACGTGCCGCACGCCGGCGTCCAGGTCCAGCGCGGCCACACCCTCGACGGGCTGGGCAAGTACTACCGCCAGACCATCGAGGAGTCCACCGAGGCCCCGGTCGACATCGTCCAGGCCCTGAAGGACAGCAAGGCCGACGTCCTGGTCTGCTACCTCCCTGTGGGCTCCGAGGACGCCGCGAAGTACTACGCGCAGTGCGCCATCGACGCCAAGGTCGCGTTCGTCAACGCCCTCCCGGTCTTCATCGCCGGCACCAAGGAGTGGGCGGACAAGTTCACCGAGGCCGGTGTCCCGATCGTCGGTGACGACATCAAGTCGCAGGTGGGCGCCACGATCACGCACCGCGTGATGGCCAAGCTCTTCGAGGACCGGGGCGTCATCCTGGACCGCACGATGCAGCTGAACGTCGGCGGCAACATGGACTTCAAGAACATGCTCGAGCGTGAGCGCCTGGAGTCCAAGAAGATCTCCAAGACGCAGGCCGTCACCTCCCAGATCCGCGACCGCGAGCTGGGCGAGGACAACGTCCACATCGGTCCCTCGGACTTCGTGGCCTGGCTGGACGACCGCAAGTGGGCGTACGTCCGCCTCGAGGGCCGCGCCTTCGGCGACGTCCCGCTGAACCTCGAGTACAAGCTCGAGGTCTGGGACTCCCCGAACTCCGCGGGCGTCATCATCGACGCGCTGCGCGCCGCGAAGATCGCCAAGGACCGGGGCATCGGTGGCCCGATCCTCTCCGCCTCCTCGTACTTCATGAAGTCGCCGCCGGTGCAGTACTTCGACGACGAGGCCCGGGAGAACGTCGAGAAGTTCATCAACGGCGAGGTCGAGCGCTGA
- a CDS encoding MFS transporter, protein MHAVRDLRVLLRLRDFRSLLAARLLSQAADGVFQVALAAFVVFSPEKQTSPAAIASAMAILLLPYSLLGPFTGVLLDRWRRRQVLLYGNLLRALLALATATLIVGKVADWLFYASALAVTAVNRFVLAGLSAALPRVVDGGPRLVMANSLAPTAGTLAATAGGGLAFAVRLAGPHVDTFVVLLAAALYFCSALTALRMAPQLLGPDPTSLQPRLGEALLSTVRGLVEGLRHLAERRTPARALTAMTLIRFCYGALTVSVLMLCRYSWADTEAEGLALLGITVLVSGAGFFMAAVVTPWAVARFTAFGWIACCAALGAVLVPALGLFFEPGPMLAAAFVLGLGTQGTKISTDTVVQSSVDDAFRGRIFALYDVLFNVAFVGAAAVAALMLPPDGRSTALLLTVTVLYAAVAAALVRFRRG, encoded by the coding sequence ATGCATGCTGTGCGCGATCTCCGCGTATTACTCCGGCTACGCGACTTCCGGTCGCTGCTTGCGGCACGGCTTCTGTCCCAGGCGGCTGACGGCGTCTTCCAGGTCGCGCTCGCCGCCTTCGTCGTCTTCTCGCCCGAGAAGCAGACCTCGCCCGCGGCCATCGCCTCGGCCATGGCGATCCTGCTGCTGCCGTACTCGCTCCTCGGTCCGTTCACCGGCGTGCTGCTCGACCGCTGGCGGCGTCGGCAGGTCCTGCTGTACGGCAACCTGCTGCGGGCGTTGCTGGCTCTGGCGACCGCGACGCTGATCGTCGGGAAGGTGGCCGACTGGCTCTTCTATGCCTCGGCCCTCGCGGTGACCGCGGTGAACCGCTTCGTACTGGCCGGGCTCTCCGCGGCCCTCCCACGAGTCGTCGACGGCGGACCGCGGCTGGTCATGGCCAACTCCCTCGCCCCGACGGCCGGCACGCTCGCCGCCACGGCCGGCGGCGGGCTCGCCTTCGCCGTCCGGCTGGCCGGCCCGCATGTGGACACGTTCGTCGTGCTGCTCGCCGCGGCCCTCTACTTCTGCTCGGCGCTCACCGCGCTGCGGATGGCGCCCCAGCTGCTCGGGCCGGACCCGACAAGTCTCCAACCGCGGCTGGGCGAAGCCCTGTTGAGCACTGTGCGAGGTCTCGTCGAGGGGCTGCGCCACCTTGCCGAACGGCGCACTCCGGCCCGTGCGCTGACCGCGATGACGCTGATCCGGTTCTGCTACGGCGCGCTGACGGTCTCGGTGCTGATGCTCTGCCGGTACTCCTGGGCGGACACCGAGGCCGAGGGTCTGGCCCTGCTCGGGATCACCGTCCTGGTGTCCGGCGCGGGCTTCTTCATGGCGGCCGTGGTCACGCCGTGGGCGGTCGCGCGGTTCACCGCCTTCGGCTGGATCGCGTGCTGTGCGGCCCTGGGCGCGGTACTGGTCCCGGCCCTCGGCCTCTTCTTCGAGCCGGGACCGATGCTGGCAGCGGCCTTCGTCCTCGGTCTCGGCACCCAGGGAACCAAGATCTCCACGGACACGGTCGTCCAGTCGTCGGTCGACGACGCCTTCCGCGGCCGCATCTTCGCCCTCTACGACGTGCTGTTCAACGTGGCCTTCGTGGGCGCCGCCGCGGTCGCCGCCCTCATGCTGCCACCCGACGGCCGGTCAACCGCTCTGCTCCTCACGGTCACCGTGCTCTACGCGGCGGTCGCTGCCGCATTGGTCCGGTTCAGGCGGGGTTAG
- a CDS encoding LppU/SCO3897 family protein, whose translation MSMPPPGAGPYGQPPYGQQPYGQGPYPPGPPAPQAPFGQPQAGYAYPQQPQAPYGQPQHAPYGQPQQGYPAPPPQPYMQSGPPGPPPQPAKNRSPKSILKAIGVVLVLGSFAFFWLTSLNDAGNAEAGDCVKKSSSALDDGLEVVDCGGGDAQYKVSQVHNGTSDTSVCSAGEDAYVKTVHRRRRADTAMVLCLTPTK comes from the coding sequence ATGAGCATGCCGCCGCCCGGCGCCGGCCCCTACGGTCAGCCACCGTACGGACAGCAGCCCTACGGTCAGGGCCCGTACCCACCGGGACCGCCCGCGCCCCAGGCCCCTTTCGGCCAGCCTCAGGCCGGCTACGCCTACCCGCAGCAGCCGCAGGCGCCGTACGGACAGCCGCAGCACGCTCCGTACGGGCAGCCGCAGCAGGGCTACCCCGCGCCGCCGCCGCAGCCGTACATGCAGAGCGGGCCTCCCGGGCCCCCTCCGCAGCCCGCGAAGAACCGTTCGCCGAAGTCGATTCTGAAGGCCATCGGAGTCGTCCTGGTCCTGGGCTCCTTCGCGTTCTTCTGGCTCACCAGCCTGAACGACGCCGGTAACGCCGAGGCCGGCGACTGCGTGAAGAAGTCCAGCAGCGCGCTCGACGACGGTCTCGAAGTGGTCGACTGCGGCGGCGGTGATGCCCAGTACAAGGTGTCCCAGGTGCACAACGGAACCTCGGACACGTCCGTCTGCTCCGCCGGAGAGGACGCCTACGTCAAGACCGTGCACCGTCGCAGGCGGGCCGACACCGCCATGGTGCTCTGCCTGACGCCCACGAAGTAA
- a CDS encoding CCA tRNA nucleotidyltransferase, which produces MPNANNDLPTPHAERTPQSTNALNHVQRRAVSELLRVSPVADDLARRFQEAGFTLALVGGSVRDALLGRLGNDLDFTTDARPEDVLKIVRPWADAVWEVGIAFGTVGCKKDSFDIEVTTYRSEAYDRTSRKPEVSYGDSIEDDLVRRDFTVNAMAVLLPEKEFVDPHGGLEDLAGRVLRTPGTPEESFSDDPLRMMRAARFAAQLDFEVAPEVVAAMTAMSDRIEIVSAERVRDELNKLILAPYPRKGLRLLVDSGLADRVLPELPALRLESDEHHRHKDVYEHSLTVLEQAIDLEEDEPDLVLRLAALLHDIGKPRTRRFEKDGRVSFHHHEVVGAKMTKKRMAALKYSNDMIKDVSLLVELHLRFHGYGTGEWTDSAVRRYVRDAGPQLERLHKLTRSDCTTRNKRKAAALSRAYDGLEERIARLQDQEELDAIRPDLDGNDIMEILGLRPGPEVGKAYKQMLELRLEHGPMEREAAIAALKEWWATQG; this is translated from the coding sequence GTGCCGAACGCCAACAATGACCTCCCCACTCCGCACGCCGAGCGGACGCCGCAGTCGACGAACGCGCTGAACCATGTGCAGCGGCGCGCCGTGAGCGAACTGCTGCGGGTATCCCCCGTCGCGGATGATCTGGCCCGCCGATTCCAGGAGGCCGGGTTCACGCTTGCCCTGGTCGGCGGCTCGGTGCGGGATGCGCTGCTCGGCCGGCTCGGCAATGACCTGGATTTCACCACGGACGCTCGCCCCGAGGACGTCCTGAAGATCGTCCGGCCGTGGGCGGACGCGGTCTGGGAGGTCGGCATCGCCTTCGGCACGGTCGGTTGCAAGAAGGACTCGTTCGACATCGAGGTCACGACCTACCGTTCCGAGGCGTACGACCGCACCTCGCGCAAGCCCGAGGTGTCCTACGGCGACTCCATCGAGGACGACCTGGTCCGCCGGGACTTCACGGTGAACGCCATGGCGGTACTGCTGCCGGAGAAGGAGTTCGTCGATCCGCACGGCGGCCTGGAGGACCTGGCCGGCCGGGTGCTGCGGACGCCGGGGACGCCGGAGGAGTCGTTCTCGGACGACCCGCTGCGGATGATGCGTGCGGCCCGTTTCGCCGCTCAGCTGGACTTCGAGGTCGCCCCCGAGGTCGTCGCCGCGATGACGGCGATGTCGGACCGCATCGAGATCGTCTCCGCGGAGCGCGTACGGGACGAGCTGAACAAGCTGATCCTCGCGCCCTACCCGCGCAAGGGGCTGCGGCTGCTGGTCGACTCCGGCCTGGCCGACCGGGTCCTGCCCGAGCTGCCGGCCCTGCGGCTGGAGAGTGACGAGCATCACCGGCACAAGGACGTCTACGAGCACTCGCTGACCGTCCTGGAGCAGGCGATCGATCTCGAAGAGGACGAGCCCGATCTGGTGCTGCGCCTCGCGGCCCTGCTGCACGACATCGGTAAGCCCAGGACGCGCCGCTTCGAGAAGGACGGCCGGGTCTCGTTCCACCACCATGAGGTGGTCGGGGCAAAGATGACCAAGAAGCGCATGGCCGCACTGAAGTACTCGAACGACATGATCAAGGACGTCTCGCTGCTGGTGGAGCTGCATCTGCGCTTCCACGGTTATGGAACCGGCGAGTGGACGGACTCCGCGGTCCGCCGCTACGTGCGTGACGCCGGCCCGCAGCTGGAGCGGCTGCACAAGCTGACCCGTTCCGACTGCACCACCCGCAACAAGCGCAAGGCCGCTGCCCTGTCGCGCGCCTATGACGGGCTGGAAGAGCGCATCGCACGGCTGCAGGACCAGGAAGAGCTGGATGCCATCCGTCCGGACCTGGACGGCAACGACATCATGGAGATCCTGGGGCTCCGTCCGGGGCCTGAGGTCGGCAAGGCGTACAAGCAGATGCTGGAGCTCCGGCTGGAGCACGGCCCCATGGAGCGGGAAGCGGCGATCGCGGCTCTGAAGGAGTGGTGGGCCACGCAGGGCTGA